Proteins encoded together in one Palaemon carinicauda isolate YSFRI2023 chromosome 45, ASM3689809v2, whole genome shotgun sequence window:
- the LOC137634750 gene encoding uncharacterized protein isoform X1, translating to MVTLRERGVSPSMAIDAGGVWPNPAARRGTLATYKFRVREERKKVIRISNAKYRKIDDHESGLRRFVLIRNTLRRLQREAREEKLARHRALAANVSPSYLSASRPRSPSPPCDMQVSDVLSVYGQPTPTPISALDEDDPMPPPKRPRLFLDDDKENDGMSCESRLECDLERKDDSRMIVDDTQEILRDLYETYTGESLSQITTTSSRPGTPTPPRPDTPYTGSYSCTLPSTTPSLAPTNTNSSSSSSSSCSNSSNGFNNSSSMNTTSGSISSGTSSGSTTLSSYHDWSRPHQQQQQYACGHASLLGNDLQSVVFHSLIASLES from the exons ATGGTTACGCTTCGGGAAAGAG GTGTGAGCCCGAGCATGGCCATTGACGCTGGTGGTGTGTGGCCCAACCCAGCTGCCCGTCGGGGCACACTCGCGACCTACAAGTTTCGTGTGCGTGAAGAACGCAAGAAGGTGATTCGTATTTCCAACGCAAAGTACCGGAAGATTGATGATCATGAAAGTGGTCTAAGGCGATTTGTGCTGATCAG GAACACACTGAGACGCCTGCAGCGCGAAGCAAGGGAGGAGAAGTTGGCTCGGCACCGTGCCCTGGCTGCTAATGTGTCGCCTTCTTACCTGTCGGCCTCCCGACCCCGCTCTCCCTCCCCTCCTTGTGACATGCAAGTGTCCGATGTCCTCAGCGTTTACGGCCAGCCAACTCCCACCCCCATCTCTGCCTTGGACGAGGACGACCCCATGCCCCCACCCAAGAGGCCTAGGCTCTTCCTCGACGATGACAAGGAGAACGACGGCATGTCCTGTGAATCTCGCCTTGAGTGTGATCTGGAACGCAAGGATGACTCGAGGATGATCGTGGACGACACCCAGGAAATCCTTCGGGACCTTTATGAAACCTATACCGGCGAGTCTTTGAGCCAAATCACCACCACATCCTCCAGACCGGGAACTCCCACTCCCCCTCGTCCTGACACCCCCTACACTGGCTCGTACTCTTGCACTCTGCCCTCCACGACGCCCTCGCTAGCTCCCACAAAcaccaacagcagcagcagcagtagtagtagttgtagtaacaGCAGTAACGGATTTAATAATAGCAGCAGTATGAACACCACCTCTGGCAGCATAAGCAGCGGGACCAGCAGCGGGAGCACGACCCTCAGTAGCTACCACGACTGGTCACGACCccaccagcagcagcagcaatatgCTTGTGGACACGCCTCCCTCCTGGGCAACGACCTGCAGTCCGTAGTATTCCATAGCCTAATCGCATCCTTGGAGTCGTAA
- the LOC137634750 gene encoding uncharacterized protein isoform X2 has protein sequence MAIDAGGVWPNPAARRGTLATYKFRVREERKKVIRISNAKYRKIDDHESGLRRFVLIRNTLRRLQREAREEKLARHRALAANVSPSYLSASRPRSPSPPCDMQVSDVLSVYGQPTPTPISALDEDDPMPPPKRPRLFLDDDKENDGMSCESRLECDLERKDDSRMIVDDTQEILRDLYETYTGESLSQITTTSSRPGTPTPPRPDTPYTGSYSCTLPSTTPSLAPTNTNSSSSSSSSCSNSSNGFNNSSSMNTTSGSISSGTSSGSTTLSSYHDWSRPHQQQQQYACGHASLLGNDLQSVVFHSLIASLES, from the exons ATGGCCATTGACGCTGGTGGTGTGTGGCCCAACCCAGCTGCCCGTCGGGGCACACTCGCGACCTACAAGTTTCGTGTGCGTGAAGAACGCAAGAAGGTGATTCGTATTTCCAACGCAAAGTACCGGAAGATTGATGATCATGAAAGTGGTCTAAGGCGATTTGTGCTGATCAG GAACACACTGAGACGCCTGCAGCGCGAAGCAAGGGAGGAGAAGTTGGCTCGGCACCGTGCCCTGGCTGCTAATGTGTCGCCTTCTTACCTGTCGGCCTCCCGACCCCGCTCTCCCTCCCCTCCTTGTGACATGCAAGTGTCCGATGTCCTCAGCGTTTACGGCCAGCCAACTCCCACCCCCATCTCTGCCTTGGACGAGGACGACCCCATGCCCCCACCCAAGAGGCCTAGGCTCTTCCTCGACGATGACAAGGAGAACGACGGCATGTCCTGTGAATCTCGCCTTGAGTGTGATCTGGAACGCAAGGATGACTCGAGGATGATCGTGGACGACACCCAGGAAATCCTTCGGGACCTTTATGAAACCTATACCGGCGAGTCTTTGAGCCAAATCACCACCACATCCTCCAGACCGGGAACTCCCACTCCCCCTCGTCCTGACACCCCCTACACTGGCTCGTACTCTTGCACTCTGCCCTCCACGACGCCCTCGCTAGCTCCCACAAAcaccaacagcagcagcagcagtagtagtagttgtagtaacaGCAGTAACGGATTTAATAATAGCAGCAGTATGAACACCACCTCTGGCAGCATAAGCAGCGGGACCAGCAGCGGGAGCACGACCCTCAGTAGCTACCACGACTGGTCACGACCccaccagcagcagcagcaatatgCTTGTGGACACGCCTCCCTCCTGGGCAACGACCTGCAGTCCGTAGTATTCCATAGCCTAATCGCATCCTTGGAGTCGTAA